The DNA window CCAGCCCGGCGGCATGGATGGAGGCACCACGAAGTACCCTATCTGGTAGCCCAGCCGTGGGGCAGGGGCTGGCTGCAGCGGCACCTGCTTCACCAGGGTTCCATTAAGGCTGTATATGTCCACGTAGACCTGGCTCGTGAACTGGCCAAAGCCGAAGGGGTCTATAACTTGTGCCAGGAACGTGAGGCTCTGGCCGGCCGTTACGCTCGGGGTTCCGTCGTTCAGCGGCGTTATCACGCGGCCAAGCAGTACCATCTCGCCGAAGTAGACGTACTCATAGGCCGCGCCGTCAACCTTGCCGTTAGGAGCTGTTGAGTAGACGTACATTATGTAGGCGCCCTGCGGGTCTGGGTACGGCAGCATTGCTGTGCCCTCGTAGAGGCCTGGCTCAGTAGTGTTAGGCAGCAGGGTTGCGTTGAAGTAATTAATGCCGTCGTGGTAGAAGGCTGCAGTGAGCGAGGGCACGGTCATCGGCGTGCCGTTGGGGTAGATCGCGTAGACCTCTACCTCGAACGGCTCATTCACGGGTATCGATGGGGCGTAGGGGTACGGTGTAGGCGCTATTATGGTTAGCCCTGTCCCTATGTAGACGTCCGTGGCGCCCGTGCCGCTGAGCCCTGCGGAGGTGCCGTTGACCACTATTGTCCACACGTTAGGCGGCAGCCCCTCCTCGACAGTCACGTTGCCAACCCAGTAGGTGCCGTTGAAGGTCAGGGGCACCTCCATCGCGAGGCCCTGCGTCGTGAAGACGTAGGCGTTGAACTTGCCCTGCGTCACCGGGGTCCCGTTGGGGTACCGTATGGCTGCGACGACCTGGAAAGTGCTGTTATACATGTACCAGGCGTACATGGCGCCGGGCTGATACGTGGTCACAGCTATACTCAGCGAGGGGAAGCGCGTCAGCTCGTACTTTATTGCGTAGGCCAGGAGGCCTGCGTTGGGGGAGCCCAGGCCTGTCACCAGGTTATACCCCGGCTTCGCAAGGTACTTGCCGTTGTAGCCGAAGGTTATCTGGTGGAACGCCATGTTGTACAGCGTCTGGTTCCTGTATATATCGTACAGCAGCGGGTTGAGGAGGCCGAGCTTCACGCCTAGGTAGCCGTCTATGTCAGCTGTTATGCCGGCCCACAGCGGCGACGCCAAGCTAGTGCCGCCTATGACTTGCATCTGCCCATCTACGATCTCAACGAAGCCAGTGTAGGGGTTGGCGTCAGCGGCCACGTCTGGCGTTGTCCTGAAGAAGCCCTTGACGACGCCGTACTGATACCACGGCTTCGGGAAGAGGCTCGAGTAGCCGCCCGTAGAGGCAACCTCGGAAGTTCCATCGAGTGGGCTAACGGACCAGGCGGTCTCGTAGCCGTAGGTGCCCGTCGAGTTGAGGAACTGTATTGAGCCCGAAGTAACGTTGACGAAGAGCGTCGTGCCTCCCACTGCTGTGACGAACGGCGATGACGACGGGAACAACACCGCGCCATAGGTGGTTGGGGTGGCGTCAAAGGCCCCCTCGTCGCCGGACGAGGCAAAGAAGCTTATCCCTTCGGCCGCGCCAAGGGCGAAGTAGTAGTCGGCAAACGGGTAGTTAAGGGTGAAGGCAGGGACTGTTGTGTAGACGCCCGACATACCTATGAGGTTCTCTGGCAGGCCCCAGCTCATTGAGACGACGTCCGCTAGGTCCGTGCTAACCACGTAGTCAACAGCCTCAAACAGCGCGTTATCAGGGTTCGCCGCTATTATCAGGTATATGTGGGCGTACGGCGCCATGCTCTGAGCAGCCTCAACATCAAGTGCCGTCTCTATGTCCCAGCCAGTGAGGTAGCCAAGCGACGGGTGATACGGCCCTATCGGTATTATCGTCAGATTTACGGGCGGCAGGTTGAACATTGCGTCAAACTCGGCTAGGTCCTGGTATATGAGTGGGTCACCGTAGGCGTCTATTATGGCTATTGAGGCCCCCTCGCTGTACTGCATAAGGTCTGTCACGTTATAGGCCCCCTCGAAGTCAGCCGGCGTGTAATATGTGTAAGCCGAGGCCACCTGCTGGGGCAGCGCTGGGAGGCCGCTGAAGTTGGCCGGCATGAACGTGTAGTGCTCTATCCTGCCTGCTACTATGAACTGCGGCTTGAAAGCCGTCCTGTTAGTCAGGCCAAGCACTAGGGTGCCCTGCAGGGCCCCTGGTATCCTCGGCATGCCGCTCGGGGCGTAGTAGACTGCGCCGTCAGGCGACCTGTAGAGGTCCAGCTGTACCCCAAACACCTTCTCAACCACGTAGGCGGGCGCCTGAGCCATGACTGACAGCCTGTCAGGGCTTAGGTAAGTAATCGTGAATCCGCTCTCCTTGAGGAAGTTCACTATGGCGTCGAACTCCTCCTGGGAGGGCGCGAAGAGGCTGAGCACCTGGCTTCTGCTGAGCGGGCTCAGCTGGTGCTCGGAGACCTCCTGGGCCACCAGCATAAGCTCGTTGAGGCTCCTCGGGGGCAACAGGATGGATATGCTGACGACTGCGTTAGGGCTGAGCTGGCCCAGCTCGGAGCCCTGCAGCGGGGGACCATAATAGCTCACGCCCTGGGCCCTCGCCACCCTTACGCCAGGAAGCGCAAGGCTCGTCGAGGCCAGCAGGAGGACCAGTAGAAGGAAGACCAAAAGGACTTTACCCGCACTAAGGCCACCCCTTACAGCTAGCTGTTTTTACTGTTACTCTAAAGCTATATTTAAGGTTTGCTACCAACAACTTACTGCAAGCAGAAAAAGCTTTACAAACACTGATGATTGTCACCAGAGGCTTCTATTAGCAACCTTTCCTGCGGCGCTAACGCTATTTACTCCGCCAGCTAGATTTCCACAGCAGCTTAAGGGGGCGCGAGGAGCTAAGGTTGACGAGAACGCTGAGCATGCTGACCTTTAAGAGGAAGTACCTGAACTTGATACTGAGTGGGAGGAAGAGGAGCACCATAAGGCTCGGCAGCTTCCAGGTCAGGGAGAAGTACCTCAAGGTAGTGAGCTCCGGCAGGCCTGTAGCCGTCGTGCAGGTTGACAGGGTTATTCATAAGAAGGTCAAGGAGCTCACCGACGAGGACGCAAGGCTTGACGGATTTAAGGGGCTTCCCGAGCTGTTTAGGGAGCTGAGGTCCATCTATGGTGACTTCCTGCTCGATGATGACGTGACCATTATCACGTTCACCCTAAGGAGGGTGCTGGAGGGGATACATGACGCAGGCGGCTCGGCCAGAGGCTATGGAGCTGACGAGGGCGCGAGAGGCGCAGCCGCAAGGGCGAGGAAGGGGAGGCCGCTGCGCTAGGGGGCCGCGTCAAGAGGGCGCGCCAGCGCGGCGCCTTTAAGCTTTGACGACGGAGGAATATTATTAAGCTTCAAAAGTCCATGTAAATGAGGTGCAGCTACTCATGGAAACTCCAAGGGTGAGGACCTACATACCTGGTCTTGACGAGATACTCTACGGTGGCATACCCGATAGGAACGTAGTCATGATATCAGGGGGGCCTGGCACAGGCAAGTCAATAATGGCCCAGCAGTTCATCTACAACGGCCTCGTCAGGGGTGAGCCAGGCGTTTATGTTGCCCTCGAGGAGCACCCGAGTTCCATAAGGAGGAGCTTCAGGCACTTTAACTGGAACATAGACGAGTACGAGAAGAACGGCACATTCGCCATAGTGGAC is part of the Acidilobus sp. 7A genome and encodes:
- a CDS encoding protease pro-enzyme activation domain-containing protein, which gives rise to MVFLLLVLLLASTSLALPGVRVARAQGVSYYGPPLQGSELGQLSPNAVVSISILLPPRSLNELMLVAQEVSEHQLSPLSRSQVLSLFAPSQEEFDAIVNFLKESGFTITYLSPDRLSVMAQAPAYVVEKVFGVQLDLYRSPDGAVYYAPSGMPRIPGALQGTLVLGLTNRTAFKPQFIVAGRIEHYTFMPANFSGLPALPQQVASAYTYYTPADFEGAYNVTDLMQYSEGASIAIIDAYGDPLIYQDLAEFDAMFNLPPVNLTIIPIGPYHPSLGYLTGWDIETALDVEAAQSMAPYAHIYLIIAANPDNALFEAVDYVVSTDLADVVSMSWGLPENLIGMSGVYTTVPAFTLNYPFADYYFALGAAEGISFFASSGDEGAFDATPTTYGAVLFPSSSPFVTAVGGTTLFVNVTSGSIQFLNSTGTYGYETAWSVSPLDGTSEVASTGGYSSLFPKPWYQYGVVKGFFRTTPDVAADANPYTGFVEIVDGQMQVIGGTSLASPLWAGITADIDGYLGVKLGLLNPLLYDIYRNQTLYNMAFHQITFGYNGKYLAKPGYNLVTGLGSPNAGLLAYAIKYELTRFPSLSIAVTTYQPGAMYAWYMYNSTFQVVAAIRYPNGTPVTQGKFNAYVFTTQGLAMEVPLTFNGTYWVGNVTVEEGLPPNVWTIVVNGTSAGLSGTGATDVYIGTGLTIIAPTPYPYAPSIPVNEPFEVEVYAIYPNGTPMTVPSLTAAFYHDGINYFNATLLPNTTEPGLYEGTAMLPYPDPQGAYIMYVYSTAPNGKVDGAAYEYVYFGEMVLLGRVITPLNDGTPSVTAGQSLTFLAQVIDPFGFGQFTSQVYVDIYSLNGTLVKQVPLQPAPAPRLGYQIGYFVVPPSMPPGWYDAVFVSEENSSTGPLFGYLNQSFYVAPQQLSATVQSAYYTIEGLWLNVFANITYANGTPVTQGTFIATAIPAQYAPYLMSYGFSVGVPLQYNASLGEWVGKFYIPSVYTSSMTAFGPQGLYSLAGPWYVFVSGEDAAANNLYPVQFPTYVSPQAVPDPVGQALMRYAAIHGAYEISALSSEASGVLSGSHTSPAALTTVPIGSQALASPALTAPTGAQALLPQAQEYTAELGSVEQANAQARASAPPSIIYVALLAAVAFASALAGAQVGKRL
- a CDS encoding ASCH domain-containing protein; translation: MTRTLSMLTFKRKYLNLILSGRKRSTIRLGSFQVREKYLKVVSSGRPVAVVQVDRVIHKKVKELTDEDARLDGFKGLPELFRELRSIYGDFLLDDDVTIITFTLRRVLEGIHDAGGSARGYGADEGARGAAARARKGRPLR